A window from Bacteroidota bacterium encodes these proteins:
- a CDS encoding (Fe-S)-binding protein, producing MNVPSVAELLAQGKSPDILFWVGCAGSFDQRAQKITKAFATILDKVGINYAILGKEEMCTGDPVRRAGNEFMFQMMAYHNIQTLNNYGIKKIVTTCPHCFNIIKNEYKELGGDYEVIHHTVLLQQLIDEGKIKMKEGGSFKGKKITYHDSCYLGRGNDIYEAPRKVLEALDAELVEMKRCRSNGLCCGAGGAQMFKEEEKGTIRVNVDRSNEAIATGSNIIAAACPFCNTMLTDGVKQAEKEDNVQVMDVAELIAASLD from the coding sequence ATGAATGTTCCTTCGGTAGCTGAATTACTTGCACAGGGAAAATCGCCGGATATATTGTTTTGGGTTGGATGCGCCGGAAGCTTTGATCAACGGGCACAAAAAATCACCAAAGCATTTGCTACGATCCTGGATAAAGTTGGAATAAATTATGCAATACTTGGTAAAGAAGAAATGTGTACCGGTGACCCGGTACGTCGTGCAGGCAATGAATTTATGTTCCAGATGATGGCTTACCATAATATACAGACTTTAAATAATTATGGTATAAAAAAAATCGTAACTACCTGTCCGCATTGTTTTAATATAATAAAAAATGAATACAAAGAACTCGGTGGTGATTATGAAGTGATACATCACACTGTCTTATTGCAGCAACTGATTGATGAAGGAAAAATAAAAATGAAAGAAGGCGGTTCATTCAAAGGCAAGAAAATTACTTATCACGACAGTTGCTATCTCGGCCGTGGAAATGATATTTATGAAGCGCCAAGAAAAGTACTGGAAGCATTAGATGCTGAACTTGTAGAAATGAAACGCTGCCGCAGTAATGGATTATGCTGTGGCGCCGGTGGTGCACAAATGTTTAAAGAAGAAGAAAAGGGAACAATAAGAGTAAATGTTGATCGGAGCAATGAAGCCATCGCAACGGGATCAAACATTATTGCTGCTGCCTGTCCGTTTTGCAATACAATGCTTACCGACGGCGTAAAGCAGGCAGAAAAAGAAGATAATGTGCAGGTGATGGATGTTGCGGAATTGATTGCCGCCAGTTTGGATTAA
- a CDS encoding lysine transporter LysE: MHPLLKIFFTGLLVSFVGSLPLGTLNVAAMQISVSDGITQAMLFSLGSLIAEIIYVRMSLVAMDWIRKQELFFKILEWVTLAIVAALAVFSFYAALHPSESENKILSSQLPNILLGFIMSALNPVQIPFWFGWSTVLFSKKILLPRNDHYNFYIIGIGIGTFIGNLLFIFGGQFIADKISNNQHILSWIIGGIFSITALIQLWKIMKKKDAVHQIEHPEEVTQGMQDKIEKIVEEADKKFSKH; encoded by the coding sequence ATGCATCCCTTGCTAAAAATATTTTTTACCGGCTTGCTGGTAAGTTTTGTGGGTTCATTGCCACTTGGCACATTGAATGTAGCGGCCATGCAGATATCAGTGAGTGATGGAATAACGCAGGCTATGTTGTTTTCCCTCGGCTCATTGATCGCCGAGATAATCTATGTGCGAATGTCACTGGTAGCAATGGATTGGATAAGAAAACAGGAATTGTTTTTTAAAATACTGGAATGGGTAACACTGGCAATCGTAGCGGCACTGGCGGTATTTAGTTTTTATGCTGCTTTACATCCGTCGGAGAGTGAAAATAAAATCCTGAGTAGTCAATTGCCAAACATTTTACTGGGTTTTATAATGAGTGCTTTGAATCCCGTTCAAATTCCTTTCTGGTTTGGCTGGAGTACTGTACTGTTCAGTAAAAAAATATTATTGCCACGAAATGATCATTATAATTTCTATATCATCGGTATCGGTATCGGTACTTTTATCGGCAATCTTCTTTTTATTTTCGGAGGACAATTTATTGCTGATAAGATCAGTAATAACCAGCACATCCTTAGTTGGATAATAGGAGGAATATTCAGCATCACAGCACTTATTCAATTATGGAAGATAATGAAGAAAAAGGATGCGGTTCACCAGATTGAACACCCCGAGGAAGTAACACAAGGTATGCAAGACAAGATTGAAAAAATTGTAGAAGAAGCCGATAAGAAATTCAGTAAACACTAA
- a CDS encoding amino acid permease, which translates to MQDSGKAALKQTLGLQFVLVFVIANILGSGVYKKVAPMADALHSSGWVLIAWVIGGIISLFGALSYAEVAGLLADTGGDYSYYKKIYNKFFAFQFGWSTFTIIQTAAISSLAYVFAQSLHNIAHFPPVLESSSNFNIAGIFYPFRDFNVKLTAICLILLLTWVNTQGLKTGAWLGTVILLLVFAGLFTIIFFGLTSKESNLSMAFSLDTTNNQPVTFSAMFTAMLAAFWGYQGWASVGYIGGEAKNANRNIPRGIAIGVFIVIALYLLVNTAYLSLLPITSLEQIKTSSSGIAAVEAVKVFWGRGGELFISVLILITTFGCTHATIISSCRIYYAMTKEKMFFKPVAELNKHAVPHNSLFYQCVWASILVLSGTFDQLTDMIIFAVFVFYGATAFGVFVLRKKMPDAHRPYKVWGYPIVPAIVIIISAALFVNTIITQPREAGIGLALMATGIPMWYWFNRKKD; encoded by the coding sequence ATGCAAGATTCTGGTAAGGCTGCATTAAAGCAAACTCTCGGTTTGCAATTCGTACTTGTATTTGTAATTGCCAATATTCTCGGCTCAGGTGTTTATAAAAAAGTAGCGCCGATGGCGGATGCGCTGCATTCATCAGGCTGGGTGTTGATAGCATGGGTAATCGGTGGTATTATTAGTTTATTTGGTGCATTGAGTTATGCTGAAGTAGCGGGACTGCTTGCAGATACGGGAGGAGATTATTCTTATTATAAAAAGATCTACAATAAGTTTTTTGCATTTCAGTTTGGGTGGTCAACGTTTACAATTATACAAACAGCAGCTATCTCTTCATTGGCGTATGTATTTGCACAATCACTTCACAATATTGCTCACTTTCCACCAGTACTTGAATCCTCATCTAATTTTAATATTGCTGGCATTTTTTATCCTTTCAGGGATTTTAATGTAAAACTTACTGCAATCTGTTTAATTCTTTTGCTCACCTGGGTCAACACACAAGGACTGAAAACAGGTGCATGGTTGGGAACAGTTATTCTTTTACTAGTGTTTGCCGGTTTATTTACCATTATATTTTTTGGATTGACAAGTAAGGAATCAAATCTTAGCATGGCCTTTAGTTTGGATACAACCAATAATCAACCTGTAACATTCAGTGCGATGTTTACCGCTATGCTTGCTGCATTCTGGGGTTATCAGGGCTGGGCATCGGTAGGATATATTGGCGGCGAAGCAAAAAATGCCAATCGAAATATTCCCCGTGGAATTGCTATCGGAGTTTTTATTGTCATCGCATTATACTTGTTGGTGAATACAGCTTATCTATCATTGCTTCCAATTACTTCGCTTGAACAAATAAAAACATCATCCAGCGGTATTGCTGCTGTTGAGGCGGTAAAAGTTTTTTGGGGCAGGGGAGGGGAGTTGTTTATTTCTGTTTTGATACTGATAACGACATTCGGTTGCACACATGCTACTATTATTTCAAGTTGTCGTATTTATTATGCAATGACAAAAGAAAAAATGTTTTTTAAACCCGTTGCCGAACTCAACAAACATGCTGTTCCGCATAACTCACTTTTTTATCAATGTGTGTGGGCAAGTATCTTGGTGTTGTCAGGAACATTCGACCAGTTAACTGATATGATCATTTTTGCCGTATTTGTTTTTTATGGCGCTACAGCATTTGGTGTTTTTGTGTTGAGAAAAAAGATGCCGGATGCACATAGGCCGTATAAAGTGTGGGGTTACCCGATAGTTCCTGCAATTGTGATAATAATTTCTGCTGCATTGTTTGTAAATACAATTATCACACAACCAAGAGAAGCAGGAATAGGTTTGGCATTAATGGCTACCGGTATACCAATGTGGTATTGGTTCAATAGAAAAAAAGATTAG